Proteins found in one Oncorhynchus mykiss isolate Arlee chromosome 17, USDA_OmykA_1.1, whole genome shotgun sequence genomic segment:
- the LOC118940195 gene encoding zinc finger protein 2-like, translating into QQRPTGKKSHFCSDCGKGCKSSSELKIHQRVHTGEKSHCCSDYGKRLNSSVKLKIHQRLHKRDKPYGCAQCGKSFSSSSYLIVHKRTHTGEIPYNCDQCGKSFTSSGQLTLHQRTHTGEKLYSCDQCGKSFTRSDHLTLHQRIHTGEKSYSCEQCGKSFTRSDHLTLHQRIHTGEKSYSCDQCGKSFTRSDHLTLHQRIHTGEKPFSCAQCGKSFTTSSYLTIHQRTHTGEKPYSCNQCGKRYSGKRSLIKHQKIHEGVVS; encoded by the coding sequence cagcagagacccacagggaagaaatctcacttctgctctgactgtgggaaaggttgcaaatcttcatcagaacttaaaatacaccagcgagtacacacaggagagaaatctcactgctgctctgactatGGTAAAAGATTAAACTCTTCAGTAAAACTTAAAATACATCAAAGATTACACAAAAGAGACAAACCAtatggctgtgctcaatgtgggaagagtttttctTCATCTAGCTATCTCATTGTacacaagagaacacacacaggagagatacCTTATaactgtgatcaatgtgggaagagttttacttcaTCTGGCCAGCTGAcgttacaccagagaacacacacaggagagaaattgtatagctgtgatcaatgtgggaagagttttactcgaTCTGACCATCTGACtttacaccagagaatacacacaggagagaagtctTATAGCTGTgaacaatgtgggaagagttttactagaTCTGACCATCTGACTTTACACCagaggatacacacaggagagaaatcttatagctgtgatcaatgtgggaagagttttactagaTCTGACCATCTGACtttacaccagagaatacacacaggagagaaaccgtttagctgtgctcaatgtgggaagagttttacgaCATCTAGCTATCTGACTATACACCagcggacacacacaggagagaaaccttatagctgtaatcaatgtgggaagagatactCTGGTAAAAGATCTCTgattaaacatcagaaaatacatgaaggagttgtttcatga